CGACGCCAGCGTCACTGCGAGATTCGCTAGCACTTCTCCAGGCGGTAGCGTCACGAACTCCCGGCGTTCTTTCCCCGTCTTGAAGCCAAGTTTCGCTGTGAGAGGTTGCGAGGCTTTGGCGATCGCAAGGCTTGAGATTCCCCCCATCATCGGCGAGGCCACAGCATCGATCAAGTCGAGTAGGAGTGAACTAGTGTCCCTGCCCGCGCCCGCTTTCGCCTGCGTCACGCGTTGATTGACTTCGGCGCTTTGGCTGATCCGCTCAAAGTCATAAGACTGACGCCAGTCAAACACCTCGGGCACCTCACCGAGTTGCACGCGAGTGCCACAGTTCGAGCAGAACTTCCCATTCACTTCGCATCCGCACTCACTGCAGTACATTAAACGTCTCCTTTAAGCAACGATGACTACCTTTGAGGTATCGGTAGAGAACGTTGTGGGGCCGCAATCAAACAATGCTATCAGCGAGGCGTTTTCTTTAGCTTTTTCGCGATAATTCCTAATACATTTCGTCCGCAAAAAGCAGTTTACCGGTTAGGAATGGTTGGTCTCATCACACCTCAATCCTTGCCCCGGCGGCATGGAACTCCGAGCTATCTTCGCGTGGACAGCGATTGCAAGCATTACCACCCGAAGCAATTGTTTCTGAATAGAGATAGGCTCCCTCACGCCCATCCGTGCTCCCCCGAAACAAGTTTGTGGGAGCGGAGAGCCTGATCCTAGACGCTGGCGTTTGGGCCAATTTCGGTCACCCCGCCTCGCTCCGGTGGCCAACGCCGGAGCTTTCTATTCCCACTTGCGAGAAGGGTCACCGCTCCTGTCTGTGGAATAGTCAAACCGCGATCCAGGCTTGATGCGACCGCCGCTCCGCAGCTAGATATCCAGCCGAACTACGGGAGTCGATATTGAATATCTGCCGTTGCATAACTCGCCGTTCTTTAACGGTTTGTGATACCATAATCCACTTGTAAAACGTCGCCTCGCAGGAACCGCGATGAGCGTGTTCGCCGACGCCTGCGGCTACGGGTTAAACGATTCAATCGACAACCGAACTATCACCATGAAAGCTACCTCACCGTTTCTGCTGTCGATGCTGTTGTTCTTTTTCAGTTCGCCTGCACAGGCCGCGGAGGCTCACCAACCGAACATCGTTTTCATCCTTGTGGATGATCTGGGGTGGTCCGACCTGCATTGCTACGGGCACCGTTATCACCACACTCCGCACCTTGATCGTCTGGCTGCTGAGGGGCTGCGGTTTACCGCTGGCTACTCCCCTGCCCCGATCTGTTCGGCCGCACGAGCCAGCATTCTGACGGGAAAGACGGTGGCTCGTTTGGGCTTTGAGTTTGTCACCAAAAACACTCCGGGGCGGCAGTCGCTCGATATCGATGTGCCGCTTTTGACGCCCGAACTGACGCTGAACCTGCCGACCGCGGAAGTCACGATCGCCGAGCGACTGGCGGCGGTTGGTTATCAAACAGCCTTCTTTGGCAAGTGGCACGTCAGTCAGCATTACCAGCGACGCTACCTCGCCTGGCACCCCGATTTCGGTCCGCAACAACAGGGATTTGCTGTCGCCGGCGAAGACTTTGGCGATCACCCTTATGCGTGGAACAAAAAACATCCTCCCTCACCCGCCCCCGATGGCGTGTTCCCTCGGGATTCGATGATCCAGCGGACGGCCGACTTTATCCGAAGGCAAGCCGACGCCACCAAGCCCTACTTCTTGATGGCCTCATCCTTTTATGTGCATACTCCCGTGAAGACTCGCTGCCGTTGGCTGGTCGAAAAATACGAACGTCACCTGCCCCCCGACGCCAAGCATCGCAGACAACGGCTGGAATACGCGGCGTTTGTCGAGACGCTTGATCACCACGTGGGAACGATCCTGGATGCCATCGATCAGTCGGGACAGCGAGAAAACACGTTGGTGTTCTTTATGTCCGACAACGGTGGCCACCCCGAGTATTGTGCCAACGCGCCGCTGCGTGGATCGAAATGGAACCTGTATGAAGGCGGCATACGTATTCCCATGATCGCCAGGTGGCCGGGAAAGATTGACGCAGGCGTTATCAGTGATACGCCTGTGATTGGATACGACCTGTCGCCGACATTTGTCAGCCTCGCAGGCGGCGATGCAAAAGGCGTCGACGGTATCGATATGCAGCGAGTGTTGAGGGAGCCAAGTTGGAAGCCGAACCGACATTTGCTGTGGCACTTTCCCTATTATCATCCTGAAAGAACGTTTTCGAAGGCCATCGACAAGATTGGCGTCGATGATTTCGCCACCAGCAAGACGCGACCTCAGTCCGCGCTGCGCAAAGGTAACTACAAGCTAATTCACTTCGCTGAAGACGATCGCGTGGAACTGTACGACGTCGCAGCGGATATCTCCGAAGCAAACGACCTCAGCCAGTCGCACGCGGCAATCGCTGCCCAGTTGCGAGAAACCCTGCAACAACAACTCGATGCGATGAACGCCCGCCGCGCTGTGGCGCGGGAATAGGAGAGCCGCCTCCTGACTGCGAAGCAGTTAAAGAGAATAGCCAGGAGTAAGGGATCCAAGCGTCAGCGAGATATCACGCGACCTCTTTTCTTTTCTGACCCCTCTTCTTTTTCGCGTTAACAATCACTTTTGGTAACGATACCACTGGGCAGCAGTCCTTTCTGCTGCCGCATGCGACTGCGATTTACTGCTATTTCAGCCGCCGGTATTTTAGTTAAGTGAATCGCAATGGCTAGGACTGCGCCGGCAGATGCAAACGCTTGAACTGCGATCCGACGCCCCGCTACGTCGACAAAAACAGCGAAATCATGCTCGTTCAAAATCTGTCCGGTGGATCGAACCGCTCGCCCGCAAATGGGGCTGTCGCGTCGCTCCTTTCTGTGTCGCCAATCCGAGATGCTGTCACTTCTCCGATTTGAATTTTGTTTTGCTTGCACCACTGTCGAAACATTTCGAGGTTTGAAAACCAGATCGAGCTGAAATAATAATCACCTTGTTTGGTGCGGAGTATGTAGCGCCGTGAGATTCGATTGGGCTCTGTCGGATGCGACTCGAGCACTTCGTCGACACGGGAGATCTCCATTACGGGGATCTGCCGCACATGAACCATCCACGGAGCCCATGGCAGCTTGCCAAGTTTGGGAAGCTGCAGCCGAATGGACCCTGAATTCCGTCGACCCTCAAACTCGACTCGCAAACGAAACAAGGCGACTGCGGCTACCAAGAGGAAGAAGCCCGGCACATAGGTCAATGACAGCATGAAGACTGTCGCATCAGGCCCCTGGGGATCACCATAGATGAGGAACGGAAATCCGAATAAGGACAGCGCTATGGCGACCAAGATCCAAATGATGCCCCAACGCTTCGGTAGCGTGACAATTCTTCTCTTGGTTCGATGATTCACCGTTGCACATTTTACAGAAAAGGGGTCAGGACTCTTATTCGATTTTGTCGGGGTTCGAAGGCAGCTTCCGTGGGCGTCCTCGAGGACGTAAAGTCGATTCGAGGTCGAGCCGCCGGGCAAGCGATTCAACCCATGTCTCTTCTCCGAAGGGGCTGCCGCGACGCACGGACCACCGCACTGCCTTGAGCTCCTTGTCAGTCAATGGCTCGTTCACGCGAGCAACCCAGCCAGGTAAGCGGACTCGTTTTGCTGGCTTTTATAACGCAGCTTGCGAGTGGATGGTAGCGTTTGCGTGATTCGCGGCCAGGACGTTTGAGGTACCTTGCTGCCGCCCCGCCGGGGCTTTTGATGGGCTTGCGGCGTGGATGGTCCTGTGGCTCACGCCATGGGCTACCTGCTGTGGTCCCTGCCGGGACTGGTGCAATTAGTCTGCAGACGAAAACGAAAGTCGTGACGACATCCGCTACGTTTTGCGTCGCCAACGGACTACGGGAATTGCCAAGCCAGGTGAGTGCGTGGGCTGCGACACCGACTGTGTCAGCACGGTTCGCACGCGATTGGTTGCAGTGCGATCAGCTACCGAATCGCCGACTGAGTGAGACCTTCGGCTAGCTGCGGTTGGGTTGCCGAGTTTTCAGCTGGTTCGTCCAAATGCAGTTGCAGGATGCGAAGCACTTCCTCAACCGTATCGGGATGGCTTTGCAAACGCCGATGGGTTGTCGCCACGATTCGCTCGCTATCCGCACCGTGATGGCGAGCACTCACGACCGGCACGACGCCATCGGCGGGCCCACCGATAAGCATTTTGTGGCCGTTTCCGATCACCGAATGCAGACGGATGTGCGGGGCAAGTGGTAATTGTCTCATCGCCTGGAGGGTTGGATCCTCCGGTTCCAGCATGTGAACACTTGTTGGAATATGTTTTGAATAGAAAGGAGTGATCGCCTCGCGATTGCGAGCCAGAAACGCATCGTACTCGTCGGAGAAATCGTGGGAACGTGAGACGAGAAGTGAGGCGAATTGACCGATCCATTCATCCGCGATGGGCGAACCTCCATGCGGCGTGCCGATGAAAATGGCTCGCTCCACAAACGGCGAAGGCTCAAAGAAGAACAGCTCCGAGAGGTACTCGTGCATCTGCGGGTCCGCCTGCAACGACTCGATCGGCCGCTTGGCAAACGACTTCCAAAGCGATGTTCCACTCGGGGCGACTTGCAGTTTCGTTAGCAAACCTCCCATGCTGTGGCCGATGATGACACTGCGATGGAGTGCGGGGTCGGCGGTCGTTTTCGTAAATGACGCGATCGCCTCGCTGCACTCGCGTCGCAAATCGGCAGCGGAACGGAGGAACGGACGACCGGTTGGATAGCCGAACAACCAGATCTGGTAACGCGAATTGACCCCGTCGGCCGTGCGGAGTTCGTTGATCAATCCGATCCAAGTGAGTGGATCGGAAGCCAATCCATGGACAAAAACCAACGGGATCTTGCCCGGCTGGTAGGGCTCAAGCATGATCAACTGACCACTTCGGTGCAGTCGATCGGGATGCATGAAGCCTTCGTAATTGAGATGGGGCGTGTTGTTGTTTAACCAAGCAATTGGCGCCGATAGGTCAGCCGCCAATGGAGTTTCACCTCCGTCGTCTTTCGCCAGCTCGGAGTGAACAAGCGGATTGAAAACCTCCAGCACTTGATTCGGCGTGGCTTCATCGGATTCGCGATCGCCGTCGACCGGCAGGTTTCGAAGCATCGCAGTCGCCGCGAAGGGCAATTGCGGGATCATGAATCGTTCTTGCTGATCCCGTTGTCGCAGCACCACCAGCGGAACACCCCAACCCGAGCGTCGGTGTTGGTGGGGCAAATGCTCATCCTGATACTCATCGACCGGAATCCAGCAATTGAAATCCTCCGGTTTCCAGGCGAAACCGTCGTAAACGATCGGGATAGTCACCTCGCCGTCGTCGGTGGTCAAGCGAATGCCATGGATCGGATCGATCTGCCCAAATTGTTGCGCCGACTCGATCAATCCACGCAGACTTTCGTGATACAGCTCCGCGGCGAGGTTGCGTTGCGCGTCATCGGCAAGGGAAGCGTGGTTTACCGTTTTCCACGCCAGGCGATTGGCGGCGAGATAATGGGCGGTGCAACGAGGGTCCAGATCCGCTCGCAGTTTCTCCGCGCGGGAGCACGCGGTTCGGCTCACCTCGATCGGATCACGCGAGCCGAGTTCGTCACTGGAGAGATCGGCTAGAGCGACAGCCTCGGAGCTGGATGCCACGTCTTCCAATGATCGCTCGGGAAGCCAGGAAGACCGGCAACCGAGCAGCAGCAACAGAGCTATCGCCCAAGCAGAAACAGGCGCAGGGACGCATCGACCTCG
Above is a genomic segment from Rosistilla ulvae containing:
- a CDS encoding zinc ribbon domain-containing protein; translated protein: MYCSECGCEVNGKFCSNCGTRVQLGEVPEVFDWRQSYDFERISQSAEVNQRVTQAKAGAGRDTSSLLLDLIDAVASPMMGGISSLAIAKASQPLTAKLGFKTGKERREFVTLPPGEVLANLAVTLASIEHSITCVTFGDNHCHIRATLPPDLRAMEVRLAVNIDGAEQGMWITATAEAEGQWYDWGKCQSQLDRLFTGLRAA
- a CDS encoding sulfatase; the encoded protein is MKATSPFLLSMLLFFFSSPAQAAEAHQPNIVFILVDDLGWSDLHCYGHRYHHTPHLDRLAAEGLRFTAGYSPAPICSAARASILTGKTVARLGFEFVTKNTPGRQSLDIDVPLLTPELTLNLPTAEVTIAERLAAVGYQTAFFGKWHVSQHYQRRYLAWHPDFGPQQQGFAVAGEDFGDHPYAWNKKHPPSPAPDGVFPRDSMIQRTADFIRRQADATKPYFLMASSFYVHTPVKTRCRWLVEKYERHLPPDAKHRRQRLEYAAFVETLDHHVGTILDAIDQSGQRENTLVFFMSDNGGHPEYCANAPLRGSKWNLYEGGIRIPMIARWPGKIDAGVISDTPVIGYDLSPTFVSLAGGDAKGVDGIDMQRVLREPSWKPNRHLLWHFPYYHPERTFSKAIDKIGVDDFATSKTRPQSALRKGNYKLIHFAEDDRVELYDVAADISEANDLSQSHAAIAAQLRETLQQQLDAMNARRAVARE
- a CDS encoding esterase/lipase family protein, with the translated sequence MASSSEAVALADLSSDELGSRDPIEVSRTACSRAEKLRADLDPRCTAHYLAANRLAWKTVNHASLADDAQRNLAAELYHESLRGLIESAQQFGQIDPIHGIRLTTDDGEVTIPIVYDGFAWKPEDFNCWIPVDEYQDEHLPHQHRRSGWGVPLVVLRQRDQQERFMIPQLPFAATAMLRNLPVDGDRESDEATPNQVLEVFNPLVHSELAKDDGGETPLAADLSAPIAWLNNNTPHLNYEGFMHPDRLHRSGQLIMLEPYQPGKIPLVFVHGLASDPLTWIGLINELRTADGVNSRYQIWLFGYPTGRPFLRSAADLRRECSEAIASFTKTTADPALHRSVIIGHSMGGLLTKLQVAPSGTSLWKSFAKRPIESLQADPQMHEYLSELFFFEPSPFVERAIFIGTPHGGSPIADEWIGQFASLLVSRSHDFSDEYDAFLARNREAITPFYSKHIPTSVHMLEPEDPTLQAMRQLPLAPHIRLHSVIGNGHKMLIGGPADGVVPVVSARHHGADSERIVATTHRRLQSHPDTVEEVLRILQLHLDEPAENSATQPQLAEGLTQSAIR